One Triticum dicoccoides isolate Atlit2015 ecotype Zavitan chromosome 5B, WEW_v2.0, whole genome shotgun sequence genomic window carries:
- the LOC119312712 gene encoding U3 small nucleolar RNA-associated protein 25-like isoform X1, translating into MGKLKPVSPTSTPRGQKRRREKPKSPVLDDGLPDSSAGTIAAKAVRREKPSNESPQGLHQSDDDDSDDCTVSSEDEAHDTINNKNDAFDEIESSCSFQRHVTHVLANDEVNALVNLKSKFKWEMPAEDIPKSKWVGTGEKIKGASDDPFVDVKGKLKDHWQKILSDDLNYRSRFFSLCNSYRDIMHCNKKPFYLKGSKVDSSTMDAYLMHALSHVHRTRDVVIKNDAKLRNDANTDVMEDDSYRDQGFTRPKVLFLLPLKSIARRIVKRLIQLSPLTQKDNSMGQFKKEFGESDDELEEPNSSKPTDFNLLFAGDVEDHFLFGIKFTKKSVKLYSNFYASDIIVASPLALKLKIDGGEVTKKKGRPKENDSDFLSSIEIVVVDYADVISMQNWSHLHAVLEQLNHLPSKEHVTNVMRIRPWYLDEQARYYRQTIILSSYLTPEMNALFNGLCLNYEGKVKLATEFTGVLPKIQLEIRQVYERFDASSIGELDDARFEYFCTKVYPKIQESDEGGVLLFASSYFEYIRLSSFLKSQDASFCRIGEATSQQDISRARLWFFEGQKKILLYSERSHFFHRYKGRTSFGHLLIAREKGFLSRACEYARRISKSQVQRAFFSSGPPQAGADRRIVVCTEADFFRQGYVCLLLSVRVSA; encoded by the exons ATGGGGAAGCTGAAGCCCGTTTCTCCGACGTCTACTCCTCGAG GTCAGAAGAGGCGCCGTGAGAAGCCCAAAAGTCCGGTGCTTGACGATGGTCTTCCTGACTCTTCAG CTGGAACCATAGCAGCGAAGGCTGTTCGACGTGAGAAACCTTCCAATGAGAGCCCTCAAGGCCTACATCAGAGTGATGACGATGACTCCGATGATTGCACTGTTTCCAGTGAGGACGAGGCACATGATACAATAAACAATAAAAATGATGCTTTTGATGAAATTGAGTCGTCATG TTCATTTCAGCGTCATGTTACTCACGTGCTAGCAAATGATGAAGTCAATGCATTAGTGAATCTGAAGAGTAAATTTAAATGGGAGATGCCTGCGGAGGACATTCCAAAATCCAAATGGGTTGGAACAGGTGAAAAAATTAAG GGAGCTTCTGATGACCCTTTTGTTGATGTCAAAGGAAAATTGAAGGACCACTGGCAAAAAATCCTCTCTGATGACTTGAATTATAGATCGAGGTTCTTCTCACTTT GTAATAGCTATCGTGACATAATGCATTGTAATAAGAAGCCATTTTATCTTAAGGGTAGTAAGGTGGATTCCAGTACTATGGACGCATATCTTATGCATGCT TTGAGCCATGTTCATAGGACAAGAGATGTTGTCATTAAGAATGATGCGAAGCTTAGGAATGATGCTAACACAGATGTTATGGAGGACGACTCATACCGCGATCAGGGTTTTACACGTCCAAAG GTTCTTTTCTTGTTACCTCTCAAAAGCATTGCACGACGCATTGTGAAGAGATTAATCCAATTATCTCCGCTGACACAAAAG GATAATTCTATGGGACAATTCAAGAAAGAGTTTGGCGAATCAGATGATGAACTGGAGGAGCCAAATAGTTCAAAAccaacagactttaaccttctgttTGCTGGGGATGTTGAAGATCACTTTCTTTTTGGAATAAAATTTACAAA GAAATCTGTTAAGCTATACAGCAATTTCTACGCTTCTGATATCATAGTTGCATCTCCTTTAGCGCTTAAACTT AAAATTGATGGAGGTGAAGTTACCAAGAAAAAGGGACGTCCCAAGGAAAACGATTCTGATTTCCTGTCATCAATTGAA ATAGTGGTTGTTGATTACGCAGATGTGATATCTATGCAG AATTGGTCGCATCTGCATGCTGTTCTTGAACAACTAAATCATTTGCCATCGAAAGAGCATGTAACCAATGTGATGCGGATCAGGCCATG GTACCTGGATGAGCAAGCACGGTACTATCGGCAAACAATAATCTTAAGTTCGTATCTTACGCCAG AGATGAATGCTTTGTTCAACGGATTATGTCTAAATTATGAGGGGAAG GTTAAGCTGGCAACTGAGTTTACAGGTGTTCTTCCCAAAATACAGCTTGAAATACGGCAG GTGTATGAACGATTTGATGCATCTTCTATTGGTGAACTTGATGATGCCCGCTTTGAATATTTCTGCACAAAG GTGTACCCAAAGATTCAGGAGTCAGATGAG GGCGGAGTGTTGCTATTCGCCAGTTCCTATTTTGAATACATTAGGCTGAGCAGTTTTTTAAAATCTCAGGATGCGTCTTTCTGTAGAATTGGGGA GGCGACGTCACAGCAGGATATATCTCGTGCAAGGCTCTGGTTCTTTGAGGGCCAGAAGAAGATCTTGCTTTATAGTGAGAGATCTCACTTCTTCCACAGATACAAG GGGAGGACATCATTTGGTCATCTACTCATTGCCAGGGAGAAAGGATTTCTATCCAGAG CTTGTGAATATGCTCGGCGAATCAGCAAATCCCAGGTGCAACGTGCTTTTTTCTCGTCTGGACCTCCTCAAG CTGGAGCGGATCGTCGGATCGTCGTCTGCACGGAGGCTGATTTCTTCCGACAAGGATATGTTTGTCTTCTGCTGAGCGTGCGCGTGAGCGCATGA
- the LOC119312712 gene encoding U3 small nucleolar RNA-associated protein 25-like isoform X2, producing MGKLKPVSPTSTPRGQKRRREKPKSPVLDDGLPDSSAGTIAAKAVRREKPSNESPQGLHQSDDDDSDDCTVSSEDEAHDTINNKNDAFDEIESSCSFQRHVTHVLANDEVNALVNLKSKFKWEMPAEDIPKSKWVGTGEKIKGASDDPFVDVKGKLKDHWQKILSDDLNYRSRFFSLCNSYRDIMHCNKKPFYLKGSKVDSSTMDAYLMHALSHVHRTRDVVIKNDAKLRNDANTDVMEDDSYRDQGFTRPKVLFLLPLKSIARRIVKRLIQLSPLTQKDNSMGQFKKEFGESDDELEEPNSSKPTDFNLLFAGDVEDHFLFGIKFTKKSVKLYSNFYASDIIVASPLALKLKIDGGEVTKKKGRPKENDSDFLSSIEIVVVDYADVISMQNWSHLHAVLEQLNHLPSKEHVTNVMRIRPWYLDEQARYYRQTIILSSYLTPEMNALFNGLCLNYEGKVKLATEFTGVLPKIQLEIRQVYERFDASSIGELDDARFEYFCTKVYPKIQESDEGGVLLFASSYFEYIRLSSFLKSQDASFCRIGEATSQQDISRARLWFFEGQKKILLYSERSHFFHRYKIRGGHHLVIYSLPGRKDFYPELVNMLGESANPRCNVLFSRLDLLKLERIVGSSSARRLISSDKDMFVFC from the exons ATGGGGAAGCTGAAGCCCGTTTCTCCGACGTCTACTCCTCGAG GTCAGAAGAGGCGCCGTGAGAAGCCCAAAAGTCCGGTGCTTGACGATGGTCTTCCTGACTCTTCAG CTGGAACCATAGCAGCGAAGGCTGTTCGACGTGAGAAACCTTCCAATGAGAGCCCTCAAGGCCTACATCAGAGTGATGACGATGACTCCGATGATTGCACTGTTTCCAGTGAGGACGAGGCACATGATACAATAAACAATAAAAATGATGCTTTTGATGAAATTGAGTCGTCATG TTCATTTCAGCGTCATGTTACTCACGTGCTAGCAAATGATGAAGTCAATGCATTAGTGAATCTGAAGAGTAAATTTAAATGGGAGATGCCTGCGGAGGACATTCCAAAATCCAAATGGGTTGGAACAGGTGAAAAAATTAAG GGAGCTTCTGATGACCCTTTTGTTGATGTCAAAGGAAAATTGAAGGACCACTGGCAAAAAATCCTCTCTGATGACTTGAATTATAGATCGAGGTTCTTCTCACTTT GTAATAGCTATCGTGACATAATGCATTGTAATAAGAAGCCATTTTATCTTAAGGGTAGTAAGGTGGATTCCAGTACTATGGACGCATATCTTATGCATGCT TTGAGCCATGTTCATAGGACAAGAGATGTTGTCATTAAGAATGATGCGAAGCTTAGGAATGATGCTAACACAGATGTTATGGAGGACGACTCATACCGCGATCAGGGTTTTACACGTCCAAAG GTTCTTTTCTTGTTACCTCTCAAAAGCATTGCACGACGCATTGTGAAGAGATTAATCCAATTATCTCCGCTGACACAAAAG GATAATTCTATGGGACAATTCAAGAAAGAGTTTGGCGAATCAGATGATGAACTGGAGGAGCCAAATAGTTCAAAAccaacagactttaaccttctgttTGCTGGGGATGTTGAAGATCACTTTCTTTTTGGAATAAAATTTACAAA GAAATCTGTTAAGCTATACAGCAATTTCTACGCTTCTGATATCATAGTTGCATCTCCTTTAGCGCTTAAACTT AAAATTGATGGAGGTGAAGTTACCAAGAAAAAGGGACGTCCCAAGGAAAACGATTCTGATTTCCTGTCATCAATTGAA ATAGTGGTTGTTGATTACGCAGATGTGATATCTATGCAG AATTGGTCGCATCTGCATGCTGTTCTTGAACAACTAAATCATTTGCCATCGAAAGAGCATGTAACCAATGTGATGCGGATCAGGCCATG GTACCTGGATGAGCAAGCACGGTACTATCGGCAAACAATAATCTTAAGTTCGTATCTTACGCCAG AGATGAATGCTTTGTTCAACGGATTATGTCTAAATTATGAGGGGAAG GTTAAGCTGGCAACTGAGTTTACAGGTGTTCTTCCCAAAATACAGCTTGAAATACGGCAG GTGTATGAACGATTTGATGCATCTTCTATTGGTGAACTTGATGATGCCCGCTTTGAATATTTCTGCACAAAG GTGTACCCAAAGATTCAGGAGTCAGATGAG GGCGGAGTGTTGCTATTCGCCAGTTCCTATTTTGAATACATTAGGCTGAGCAGTTTTTTAAAATCTCAGGATGCGTCTTTCTGTAGAATTGGGGA GGCGACGTCACAGCAGGATATATCTCGTGCAAGGCTCTGGTTCTTTGAGGGCCAGAAGAAGATCTTGCTTTATAGTGAGAGATCTCACTTCTTCCACAGATACAAG ATCAGGGGAGGACATCATTTGGTCATCTACTCATTGCCAGGGAGAAAGGATTTCTATCCAGAG CTTGTGAATATGCTCGGCGAATCAGCAAATCCCAGGTGCAACGTGCTTTTTTCTCGTCTGGACCTCCTCAAG CTGGAGCGGATCGTCGGATCGTCGTCTGCACGGAGGCTGATTTCTTCCGACAAGGATATGTTTGTCTTCTGCTGA